One genomic segment of Pelagerythrobacter marensis includes these proteins:
- a CDS encoding flagellar basal body rod protein FlgF, whose amino-acid sequence MDRLIYTALSGMNASMERQRVIASNMANAQTVGFRAELIDQRPVTIDGETLNVRAMQRAEVRGATMTAGEMVRTGQELDLFIQGDAMMAVQAMDGSEAYTRRADLSISPTGALVNGEGRPVLGDAGPITVPLGARATIAPDGVVSVTDPAAPDQPPVEVGRIKLAGWQGSPISKGLDGLFRVEGGGILPADAEAQVITGALEQSNVKPTEVLVEMIDAQRLFDMRSKLIATARDCDQSGAQLMRLG is encoded by the coding sequence ATGGACCGCCTGATCTATACCGCGCTCAGCGGCATGAACGCTTCGATGGAGCGCCAGCGGGTAATCGCCAGCAATATGGCGAACGCCCAGACGGTCGGCTTCCGGGCGGAGCTGATCGACCAGCGCCCGGTGACCATCGACGGCGAAACGTTGAACGTTCGGGCCATGCAGCGCGCCGAAGTGCGCGGCGCCACCATGACCGCGGGCGAAATGGTTCGGACCGGGCAAGAGCTGGATCTGTTTATCCAGGGCGATGCCATGATGGCGGTGCAGGCAATGGACGGCAGCGAAGCCTATACGCGGCGCGCCGACCTGTCGATTTCGCCCACTGGCGCATTGGTCAACGGCGAAGGCCGGCCGGTGCTGGGCGATGCCGGGCCGATCACGGTGCCACTGGGCGCACGGGCGACGATTGCGCCCGATGGCGTGGTCAGCGTGACCGATCCCGCCGCGCCCGATCAGCCCCCGGTCGAAGTGGGGCGGATCAAGCTCGCCGGATGGCAGGGCAGCCCGATTTCGAAGGGGCTGGACGGCCTCTTCCGCGTGGAAGGCGGGGGCATTCTGCCGGCCGATGCCGAGGCGCAGGTGATCACCGGCGCACTGGAACAGTCCAACGTTAAACCCACCGAGGTGCTGGTCGAAATGATCGATGCGCAGCGCCTGTTCGACATGCGGAGCAAACTGATCGCGACCGCTCGCGATTGCGATCAGTCCGGCGCGCAACTGATGCGCCTGGGCTGA
- the flgG gene encoding flagellar basal-body rod protein FlgG, giving the protein MPTSALQVARTGLEAQDSRMRVIANNLANVGTTGFKKDRANFATLAYQDARVAGQRSSGETAYATGLNLGTGVAVQSTSQIVTQGALNTTGNALDLALDGDGYFQVELPGGQLGYTRAGNFTRSGEGQLVTQQGYIVQPAITVPEGASSISVSPDGIVSAMVAGDTEPAELGQLQVASFANPGGLRAIGDNFLVETAASGAAQLGAGGELGRGNIRQGMLEASNVNIVEELVDMIECQRAYEINSKMVSSVDEMLRNANQTL; this is encoded by the coding sequence ATGCCAACTTCCGCTCTTCAGGTGGCCCGCACCGGGCTCGAGGCGCAGGACTCGCGGATGCGCGTGATCGCCAACAACCTCGCGAACGTCGGCACGACCGGCTTCAAGAAGGACCGCGCCAATTTCGCAACGCTCGCGTACCAGGACGCGCGCGTCGCCGGGCAGCGATCTTCGGGCGAGACGGCCTATGCCACCGGGCTCAACCTCGGCACCGGCGTCGCGGTTCAGTCGACCAGCCAGATCGTGACCCAGGGCGCGCTCAACACCACGGGCAATGCGCTGGACCTTGCGCTTGATGGCGACGGGTACTTCCAGGTCGAACTGCCCGGTGGGCAGCTCGGCTACACCCGCGCGGGCAATTTCACCCGCTCGGGCGAAGGGCAACTGGTGACCCAGCAGGGATACATCGTGCAGCCCGCAATCACCGTGCCCGAAGGGGCCTCTTCAATCTCGGTATCCCCGGACGGCATCGTTTCGGCGATGGTCGCGGGGGATACGGAACCGGCAGAGCTGGGTCAGCTTCAGGTGGCGAGCTTCGCCAATCCGGGCGGCTTGCGCGCGATCGGCGACAACTTCCTGGTCGAAACCGCCGCCAGCGGGGCGGCGCAGCTCGGCGCCGGCGGGGAACTGGGCCGGGGCAATATTCGCCAGGGCATGCTCGAAGCCTCCAACGTCAACATCGTGGAGGAGCTGGTCGACATGATCGAATGCCAGCGCGCCTACGAAATCAATTCGAAGATGGTCTCGTCGGTCGACGAGATGCTTCGCAACGCCAACCAGACGCTGTGA
- a CDS encoding flagellar basal body L-ring protein FlgH, translated as MNRTLSNRTIPGIALRSAPLAACALALAACGGGERAAGFQAALPAAPAPLAAAPANGAIFQPTGGFTPLYNGNRASRVGDLVTVVLMERTQTSKSASSNTKRDGGFSLTPPSVGPFSFDPNVLNSSGQSSFKGQGDASQTSVFRGDITVTIAEVRPNGTALVRGEKVMELSQGEEWVQLSGIVRLSDIDQDNRIASHRIADARIAYAGKGAVQRASREGWLSKFFNLVTPF; from the coding sequence ATGAACCGGACACTTTCCAACCGAACCATCCCGGGGATCGCCCTGCGTTCCGCCCCGCTTGCTGCCTGCGCGCTCGCGCTTGCCGCTTGCGGCGGGGGCGAACGTGCTGCGGGCTTCCAGGCTGCTTTGCCGGCCGCTCCGGCCCCGCTCGCAGCGGCGCCCGCCAATGGCGCGATCTTCCAGCCGACCGGCGGCTTCACCCCGCTTTACAACGGCAATCGGGCCAGTCGCGTCGGTGATCTTGTCACCGTGGTGCTGATGGAACGCACGCAGACCAGCAAGTCCGCGAGTTCCAACACCAAGCGCGACGGCGGCTTTTCTTTGACCCCGCCCAGTGTGGGCCCGTTCTCGTTCGATCCGAACGTCCTTAATTCCTCGGGCCAGTCGTCGTTCAAGGGGCAGGGCGATGCCTCGCAGACCAGCGTCTTCAGAGGGGATATTACCGTGACCATCGCCGAAGTCCGCCCCAACGGCACGGCGCTCGTCCGTGGCGAGAAGGTCATGGAACTGAGCCAGGGCGAGGAGTGGGTCCAGCTTTCGGGCATCGTTCGTCTGTCGGATATCGATCAGGACAACCGCATCGCTTCCCACCGGATCGCCGATGCGCGGATTGCCTACGCCGGCAAGGGCGCGGTGCAGCGCGCAAGCCGCGAAGGCTGGCTGTCGAAGTTCTTCAACCTCGTGACACCGTTCTGA
- a CDS encoding flagellar basal body P-ring protein FlgI: protein MTRIILLALAAFAALFPAPASAERVRDLGTFQSVRSNQLTGYGIVVGLDGTGDDNFAYVTQAMRGVSDRFGLQLPPGVNPALKNAAAVMVTADLPAFAKPGQRVDVTVSAIGKAKSLRGGALILTALYGADGQIYAMAQGNLAVGGLGVTGRDGSKLTVNVPTVGRIADGASVERAVATGFESSDVLRWNLYQADFLTATRVRDAINARFPGMAQVEDGVTLALRLPYGANERAGIMANIEMLDIDPAEAAARVIVNSRTGTVVISSAVRLAPAAISHGSLVVRIDENPTVVQPGPFSRGETAVEQDSAIDAYQDGNRVTMLNPGASLAELVDGLNMLGLSPPDLVAILEALKQAGSLKAEMVVI from the coding sequence ATGACCCGGATCATCCTTCTTGCCCTCGCGGCATTCGCGGCTCTTTTCCCCGCGCCGGCATCGGCCGAGCGTGTCCGGGATCTGGGCACATTCCAGTCGGTTCGTTCCAACCAGTTGACCGGCTACGGCATCGTCGTCGGCCTCGACGGGACGGGCGACGACAACTTCGCCTATGTCACCCAGGCCATGCGCGGGGTGTCCGATCGTTTCGGGTTGCAACTGCCGCCCGGGGTCAATCCGGCGCTGAAGAATGCGGCGGCGGTGATGGTGACGGCAGACCTGCCGGCCTTCGCGAAACCGGGCCAGCGCGTCGATGTCACCGTATCCGCGATCGGCAAGGCCAAATCGCTGCGCGGCGGCGCGCTGATCCTCACCGCGCTCTATGGCGCCGATGGCCAGATCTACGCGATGGCGCAGGGCAACCTAGCGGTCGGCGGCCTGGGCGTTACCGGCCGCGACGGATCGAAACTGACCGTCAACGTGCCGACCGTGGGGCGCATTGCCGACGGGGCAAGCGTCGAACGCGCGGTCGCCACCGGGTTCGAGTCATCCGATGTCCTGCGCTGGAACCTCTATCAGGCGGACTTTCTCACCGCGACGCGGGTGCGGGATGCGATCAATGCGCGCTTTCCCGGCATGGCCCAGGTCGAAGACGGCGTAACGCTGGCCCTGCGGCTGCCCTATGGCGCCAACGAGCGGGCCGGGATCATGGCCAATATCGAGATGCTCGACATCGACCCGGCCGAAGCGGCTGCGCGGGTGATCGTCAACAGTCGCACGGGCACGGTGGTGATTTCCAGCGCCGTGCGCCTTGCACCCGCTGCGATCAGCCACGGCAGCCTTGTGGTGCGGATCGACGAAAATCCTACGGTGGTACAACCCGGCCCGTTCAGCCGCGGCGAAACGGCCGTGGAACAGGACAGTGCGATCGACGCCTATCAGGATGGCAATCGGGTGACGATGCTCAATCCCGGCGCATCGCTGGCGGAACTGGTCGACGGGCTCAATATGCTCGGCCTGTCACCGCCCGATCTCGTCGCGATCCTCGAAGCGCTCAAGCAGGCGGGATCGCTCAAGGCGGAAATGGTGGTGATATGA
- a CDS encoding rod-binding protein, whose amino-acid sequence MTDAITLSQANPAIVSANAPGGTERERLAEAARQFEAIFVRQMLAAADKTDFGGDDVFGSSGEETFREMRDARFAELASGTGALGLAATIEAQLARFVGPGES is encoded by the coding sequence ATGACCGACGCAATCACCCTGTCGCAGGCCAACCCGGCCATCGTTTCGGCCAATGCGCCGGGCGGGACGGAGCGCGAACGGCTGGCCGAAGCGGCCCGGCAATTCGAAGCGATCTTCGTGCGCCAGATGCTCGCCGCTGCCGACAAGACCGATTTCGGCGGAGACGACGTTTTCGGCAGCAGCGGAGAAGAAACCTTCCGCGAAATGCGCGATGCGCGGTTTGCCGAACTGGCTTCGGGCACCGGTGCGCTGGGCCTTGCTGCCACTATCGAGGCGCAACTCGCGCGCTTCGTCGGACCGGGGGAGAGCTAG
- the flgK gene encoding flagellar hook-associated protein FlgK: MASDLLSIAASGARAARAALDVTAQNIANASSDGYVRRSARMSEVSAAGGQGRVGDISLSGARISGIHRNADMFRQAEVRRTGSDLARADTELRGLENIEAAVEQSGIYDSIVEFEAALQQLSSDPGNPSLRAAVLAGADTLANKFNIAVDSLDAAGEGVRFDAAASVEEANGIGQELARVNLRLSRAGEGSSDRASLLDQRDSLLEKMSGIVDISTSFAPDGAVTVTAGGATMVEGGQSAALTMTSAPDGTIAFQLGGAAIAPTGGSLAGAALALDSATGVRARLDTLADQVAGTVNAAQANGVAFDGSPGQPIFAGSGAAGIRVVATQGSAIATAPAGSPAGSLDGSNLAALRQALDGADVAGSANGLLFDVSSAVSGRRVTRDALDAIASSARISLEQQAGVDLDTEAANLMRFQQAFQASGRAMQVASDIFDTIVGLR; the protein is encoded by the coding sequence ATGGCGTCCGACCTGCTTTCCATCGCAGCCAGCGGCGCGCGCGCGGCGCGCGCGGCGCTCGACGTTACAGCGCAGAACATCGCCAATGCGTCGAGCGACGGCTATGTCCGTCGCAGCGCGCGCATGTCGGAAGTTTCGGCCGCCGGCGGGCAGGGCCGGGTCGGCGACATATCGCTTTCGGGCGCGCGCATTTCGGGCATTCACCGCAATGCGGACATGTTCCGGCAGGCGGAAGTCCGCCGGACCGGCAGCGATCTGGCGCGCGCCGATACCGAGCTGCGCGGCCTGGAAAATATCGAGGCTGCGGTCGAACAGTCCGGCATCTACGATTCCATCGTCGAGTTCGAGGCGGCGCTGCAGCAGCTTTCCAGCGATCCGGGCAACCCGTCGCTCCGCGCGGCCGTGCTGGCCGGCGCGGATACGCTGGCCAACAAGTTCAACATTGCGGTCGATTCGCTCGACGCTGCTGGCGAAGGGGTGCGTTTCGACGCCGCGGCCTCCGTCGAAGAAGCGAACGGGATCGGCCAGGAACTGGCCCGCGTGAACTTGCGCCTTTCGCGGGCGGGAGAAGGCAGCAGCGACCGTGCCAGCCTGCTCGACCAGCGCGACTCCCTGCTCGAAAAGATGAGCGGGATTGTCGATATCTCCACCAGCTTCGCTCCGGACGGTGCCGTTACCGTTACCGCCGGGGGTGCGACGATGGTGGAAGGCGGGCAATCGGCAGCGCTGACGATGACGAGCGCGCCCGACGGCACGATCGCTTTCCAGCTGGGCGGCGCTGCCATCGCACCGACCGGCGGTTCACTTGCAGGCGCAGCGCTGGCGCTGGATTCGGCGACCGGCGTTCGCGCACGGCTCGACACCCTGGCAGATCAGGTGGCCGGAACCGTCAATGCGGCGCAGGCAAACGGGGTGGCTTTCGACGGCAGCCCCGGTCAACCCATATTCGCCGGTAGCGGCGCCGCCGGCATCCGGGTCGTTGCCACGCAGGGCAGTGCGATCGCGACTGCCCCTGCGGGCTCGCCTGCGGGCAGTCTCGACGGATCCAATCTCGCTGCCCTGCGCCAGGCACTGGACGGTGCTGACGTCGCCGGATCGGCCAACGGGCTGCTGTTCGACGTGTCGAGCGCGGTTTCGGGCCGCCGGGTCACGCGCGACGCGCTGGACGCGATCGCATCCTCTGCACGCATCTCGCTGGAACAGCAGGCCGGCGTGGATCTCGATACCGAGGCCGCGAACCTGATGCGTTTCCAGCAGGCATTCCAGGCGTCTGGCAGGGCGATGCAGGTCGCCAGCGATATCTTCGACACCATAGTGGGACTGAGGTGA
- a CDS encoding flagellar hook protein FlgL codes for MISLSTSAFYERATRQVGTLRAEAEKLQEQMGTGQRLSRSSDDPVAAARLRTLARTERLTEIDQSNSDVASNDLALTDDALGSLANLVIRAQELATHAASETLSTEQRASIATEIENLQDAALLIANGRNSAGHALFGGQATGAAYETGPGGIAYIGTASKDAADLGDGQSVIPGLTGPEVFAFEVDGTPTDFFAVLGELATGLRAGVDQTGASRTALDGLAAGLEKVTTAQTVVGARMGWIEVMNDRRTTASERVADEQLAVGGADPAETMIRLQEVTTVLEASQASFVRLAGLSLFDMMR; via the coding sequence ATGATCAGCCTTAGCACCTCCGCATTCTACGAGCGCGCAACGCGCCAGGTCGGCACGCTGCGGGCCGAGGCGGAAAAGCTGCAGGAACAGATGGGCACCGGACAACGTCTGTCGCGCTCTTCCGACGACCCTGTGGCCGCCGCCCGGCTGCGCACGCTAGCGCGGACGGAACGGCTGACCGAGATTGATCAGAGCAATTCGGATGTCGCATCGAACGATCTGGCGCTGACCGACGATGCGCTGGGCTCGCTCGCCAATCTGGTGATCCGGGCGCAGGAACTGGCGACCCATGCGGCCAGCGAAACGCTGAGCACCGAACAGCGTGCCTCCATCGCGACCGAGATCGAGAATCTGCAGGATGCCGCTCTGCTGATTGCCAACGGACGCAACAGCGCGGGTCACGCGCTGTTCGGCGGGCAGGCGACCGGCGCGGCGTATGAAACCGGGCCTGGCGGGATCGCCTATATCGGCACCGCCAGCAAGGACGCGGCCGATCTGGGCGATGGGCAATCGGTCATCCCCGGACTGACCGGGCCGGAAGTTTTCGCCTTCGAGGTCGACGGAACACCGACCGATTTCTTCGCCGTTCTGGGCGAACTCGCCACCGGCTTGCGCGCTGGCGTCGACCAGACGGGGGCGAGCCGCACCGCGCTGGACGGGCTTGCCGCAGGGCTGGAGAAGGTGACCACCGCCCAGACCGTGGTCGGCGCGCGGATGGGCTGGATCGAAGTAATGAACGATCGCCGGACCACGGCGTCGGAACGCGTGGCGGACGAGCAACTTGCCGTCGGCGGCGCCGATCCGGCGGAGACCATGATCCGGCTTCAGGAAGTGACCACCGTACTCGAAGCGAGCCAGGCCAGCTTTGTCCGGCTCGCCGGGCTGTCGCTGTTCGACATGATGCGCTGA
- the motA gene encoding flagellar motor stator protein MotA, with protein MYAAIGIVVLLVMVFGGFALTGGALGPVMEAVPHEMMIIGGAAIGALIAGNSLHELKAIGTSFVKIFKGPRHSRQDHIDAIALTTRLMKLMRTEGPIALESHVENPQDSEIFAEYPNLLANGPLIALICDTLTLLVVSSGTLETHAVEDVMDNAMKTQFHEMREPQHALQSLADALPALGIVAAVLGVVKTMGSIDQPPAVLGGMIGSALVGTFLGVLLAYGVVGPLASRLKQIVDQDEQIFHAVKQVMIASLNGYPQPLVVESARSGLGHAFRPGLSELLDSLRGR; from the coding sequence ATGTACGCTGCAATCGGTATCGTCGTCCTGCTGGTCATGGTGTTCGGGGGCTTCGCCCTCACGGGCGGTGCACTGGGCCCCGTGATGGAGGCTGTGCCGCACGAAATGATGATCATCGGCGGTGCAGCGATCGGCGCCCTGATCGCCGGCAATTCGCTGCACGAGCTGAAGGCCATCGGCACTTCGTTCGTGAAGATATTCAAGGGGCCGCGCCATTCGCGGCAGGACCATATCGACGCCATCGCGCTGACCACCAGACTGATGAAGCTGATGCGGACCGAAGGCCCGATCGCGCTGGAAAGCCATGTGGAGAACCCGCAGGATTCGGAAATCTTCGCCGAATATCCCAACCTTCTGGCCAATGGGCCGCTGATCGCGCTGATCTGCGACACGCTGACCCTGCTGGTCGTGTCTTCCGGCACGCTGGAAACCCATGCGGTGGAAGACGTGATGGACAACGCGATGAAGACGCAGTTCCACGAAATGCGCGAACCGCAGCACGCCTTGCAATCGCTGGCCGACGCGCTGCCCGCGCTGGGCATCGTCGCGGCCGTGCTGGGCGTGGTCAAGACGATGGGATCGATCGATCAACCGCCTGCGGTGCTGGGCGGCATGATCGGTTCCGCGCTCGTCGGCACATTTCTGGGTGTGCTGCTTGCCTATGGCGTGGTCGGCCCGCTGGCGAGCCGGCTGAAGCAGATCGTCGATCAGGACGAGCAGATATTTCACGCCGTCAAGCAGGTGATGATCGCCTCGCTCAACGGCTATCCGCAGCCGCTGGTTGTGGAAAGCGCACGTTCGGGCCTCGGCCATGCCTTCCGCCCGGGTCTGTCGGAACTGCTCGATAGCCTGAGGGGGCGGTAA
- a CDS encoding flagellar motor protein MotB, whose protein sequence is MAASSGAGRNDPAPIIVKKVTVVEGGGHHGGAWKVAYADFVTAMMAFFLLLWLLGATTEAQRKGLADYFTPTLVKLKEQSAGSDGLLGGASLVDPDNYPHRAAQTGQRPITVPRDAAGGQKEALDRVRRMRERVETEIASDRRLRRLMRQVRMIDTTQGVQIDLVDDADFSMFVLGTTVLTPDARKLLDVIGEALLPEPGNLTIRGHTDALPWKNGAQANNWSLSAGRAEATRQALMRNAIGERRFLRIEGVADREPLVSDDPQDPRNRRISILLTGG, encoded by the coding sequence ATGGCCGCTTCCAGCGGGGCAGGGCGCAACGATCCGGCGCCGATCATCGTCAAGAAGGTGACCGTCGTCGAAGGCGGCGGCCACCACGGCGGTGCGTGGAAAGTCGCCTATGCCGACTTCGTGACCGCGATGATGGCATTCTTCCTGCTGCTGTGGTTGCTCGGCGCGACGACCGAGGCGCAGCGCAAGGGCCTTGCCGACTATTTCACGCCCACGCTGGTAAAGCTGAAAGAACAGAGCGCGGGCTCCGACGGGTTGCTGGGCGGTGCCTCGCTGGTCGATCCCGACAACTATCCGCATCGTGCAGCGCAGACGGGGCAGCGTCCGATCACCGTGCCGCGTGATGCAGCGGGCGGGCAGAAGGAAGCGCTCGACCGCGTGCGCCGGATGCGCGAGCGGGTCGAAACGGAAATTGCCAGCGACCGCCGCTTGCGCCGCCTGATGCGTCAGGTGCGGATGATCGACACCACCCAGGGCGTGCAGATCGATCTGGTCGACGACGCCGATTTCTCCATGTTCGTGCTCGGCACTACCGTGCTGACGCCCGATGCGCGCAAGCTGCTGGATGTCATCGGAGAGGCACTGCTGCCAGAGCCGGGGAACCTGACCATTCGTGGCCACACCGATGCCTTACCGTGGAAAAACGGGGCCCAGGCAAACAACTGGTCGCTTTCGGCGGGCCGTGCGGAGGCGACCCGTCAGGCGCTGATGCGCAACGCCATCGGTGAACGGCGCTTCCTTCGGATCGAGGGTGTTGCCGACCGTGAGCCGCTGGTGAGCGATGACCCGCAGGACCCGCGCAACCGGCGGATCTCTATCCTGCTGACGGGCGGCTGA
- a CDS encoding PPC domain-containing protein, with protein sequence MGSFHRRAGMVGLVMSFVAAPAVGAAPTSGTEMAMPAPVEPARAAASPRDGRQVGPKMEGQLNDESPKDGNRPYQVKTATLEAGKRYAIDVESDDFDPKLRLSFADDNDEQLAEDDDGGDGTNAYLEFMPQRSGRHRLRVTAVNDSSGSYTMTIRELPPLPAPLRPRPSDASTMTLNHYRGELETSDATITGVHVDDYQFRFEGGKQVFLFLDSSDFDAFLEVRHLNDRGNGAPLAVNDDGGQGRNSALTFTPEEGGDYIVRARSLSQGNTGAYTLRIAQES encoded by the coding sequence ATGGGTTCTTTTCATCGGCGCGCCGGCATGGTCGGCCTGGTAATGTCTTTCGTCGCCGCCCCTGCCGTGGGCGCAGCTCCCACATCAGGAACCGAAATGGCGATGCCCGCGCCGGTGGAACCTGCACGGGCCGCTGCCTCCCCGAGGGATGGGCGCCAGGTCGGGCCGAAGATGGAAGGGCAGCTCAACGACGAAAGCCCGAAGGACGGCAACCGACCCTATCAGGTGAAGACCGCGACGCTGGAGGCTGGCAAACGCTATGCCATCGACGTCGAAAGCGACGATTTCGACCCGAAGCTGCGCCTGTCTTTCGCCGACGACAACGATGAACAGCTGGCGGAAGACGACGACGGCGGCGATGGCACGAACGCCTATCTGGAATTCATGCCGCAGCGAAGCGGGCGCCACCGGCTGCGCGTGACCGCCGTGAACGACAGCAGCGGCTCCTACACCATGACGATCCGCGAGTTGCCGCCGCTGCCCGCGCCGTTGCGCCCCCGGCCAAGCGACGCCAGCACAATGACGCTCAATCACTATCGCGGCGAGCTGGAAACAAGCGACGCAACGATCACCGGCGTCCATGTGGACGATTATCAGTTCCGTTTCGAAGGCGGGAAACAGGTGTTTCTGTTTCTGGACAGCAGCGACTTCGATGCTTTCCTCGAAGTTCGCCATTTGAACGATCGCGGAAATGGCGCTCCACTCGCAGTCAACGACGACGGCGGTCAGGGACGAAACTCGGCCCTCACATTCACCCCCGAAGAAGGCGGCGATTATATCGTGCGGGCGCGATCGCTCAGCCAGGGGAATACGGGCGCCTATACCCTGCGCATCGCGCAGGAATCATGA
- a CDS encoding polyhydroxyalkanoic acid system family protein: MRVAIPHDLPRETVRERMRSRSHEIADHVPGGVAEVVTDWPSEDRMTMRISAMGQNLDGRVDIEEGQLVFEVDLPLALGFLEPMIAGAVRQQGQKLIDKG, encoded by the coding sequence ATGCGCGTCGCGATCCCACACGATCTTCCGCGGGAAACCGTGCGCGAACGGATGCGCAGCCGCAGCCACGAAATCGCCGATCACGTTCCGGGCGGCGTGGCAGAAGTCGTTACCGACTGGCCCAGTGAAGACCGCATGACCATGCGGATCAGCGCCATGGGCCAGAACCTCGACGGGCGGGTCGATATCGAGGAAGGCCAGCTGGTGTTCGAGGTCGACCTCCCGCTCGCGCTGGGTTTCCTCGAACCGATGATCGCGGGCGCGGTCCGTCAGCAGGGCCAGAAACTGATCGACAAAGGCTGA